The Ferrimicrobium sp. DNA window GATCCAAGCTTGAGGCCGACCGATGCTCGGCTGATTGAGGTTCTTTACTTGGCCTACCCAATGGATCTTGACAGCGCCGTTGTTGCCCAGAACATCGATTCTGAGGAGAAGTGATGCGGTCGCGCAACGCTCTTGCCTACCTGATCGGTACGCTCTTGTCAGGTTTTGGCGATAAAGTGCTCTTCATCGCAGCCGGGATCTGGGTCCGCGAGCTCACGGGATCCAATGCCGCTGCAGGTCTGACATTCTTCTTCTACATTGCACCCACTATGGTCATTGGACCTCTGGCCGGGTTGATCGTCGATCGTCTTCCTCGGCGCAGGGTCTTGATAGCCGCGAACACCTTGAGTGCACTGTCACTTCTCGGTCTCATCGGCGTGCATAGCGCATCGGGTCTTTGGCGCATCTATCTCGTGATGGTTATCTATGGTGCCTTGGCGACCGTTGGTAGTGCGGCTGACGTCGGGTTGCGTACCTCGGTCTTTGATCCAGAGCAGTTTGGATCCGTCAATGGTCTCTTGTCGACGGTGTCAGAGGGTCTTCGCCTTGTGGTCCCGCTCATCGGGGCCGGGTTGTTTGTGCTCGCAGGAGCGATGGCGGTGGTCGGCGTCGACATCGCGACCTACGCACTCGCAATCAGCCTGCTTTTCCTCATCCGCGTGCAAGAACATCATGAAGCAGCGTCGCCTCAACACTGGCGAGCCCAGGCTTTGGCTGGCGTTCGCCACATCTTTGCTTCGCCGTTTCAGCGTCGGTTGACCTGGGCGTTAACGGTGTTGCTTGGTACGGTCGGCTTTTTTGAGACGGCCATGTTCGCGGTTGCAACGGATGGTCTTCGGCGATCTGCCGCCTTCGTGGGGGTGTTCGTCGCCGTTCAAGGGGTTGGGGCAATTCTCGGAGGTGTCGCGTCAGCGTCGCTGATGCGTAGGTTCGGTGAGCTAAAGACCGCAGCACTTGGCATGGTTGCCATCGCGTTTGGGTCCGCCATTGTGCTGGTCGGTACGCAACCGCACTCGCTCGTCGCCGTGCTCATCGTCTGTGGTGGTATCGTCTTGCTCGGAGTTGGCATCACGCTGCTCTTGGTTGCTGTGAATACGGCTATCCAACGCAGTACTCCTCGTCGGCTGATGGGACGCGTTGATGCTGCCTTCA harbors:
- a CDS encoding MFS transporter → MRSRNALAYLIGTLLSGFGDKVLFIAAGIWVRELTGSNAAAGLTFFFYIAPTMVIGPLAGLIVDRLPRRRVLIAANTLSALSLLGLIGVHSASGLWRIYLVMVIYGALATVGSAADVGLRTSVFDPEQFGSVNGLLSTVSEGLRLVVPLIGAGLFVLAGAMAVVGVDIATYALAISLLFLIRVQEHHEAASPQHWRAQALAGVRHIFASPFQRRLTWALTVLLGTVGFFETAMFAVATDGLRRSAAFVGVFVAVQGVGAILGGVASASLMRRFGELKTAALGMVAIAFGSAIVLVGTQPHSLVAVLIVCGGIVLLGVGITLLLVAVNTAIQRSTPRRLMGRVDAAFNVIFNGVQSISIALGAGLVALVGFDIPILLIALSALIGTAMLGYRTPAMESVEE